One window from the genome of Crassostrea angulata isolate pt1a10 chromosome 2, ASM2561291v2, whole genome shotgun sequence encodes:
- the LOC128171081 gene encoding LOW QUALITY PROTEIN: uncharacterized protein LOC128171081 (The sequence of the model RefSeq protein was modified relative to this genomic sequence to represent the inferred CDS: deleted 1 base in 1 codon), giving the protein MSEDKVGKDNLTVKSYFCNVCSKSYAYKHTFQRHYYSIHGNNDGFKCIQCNKCFKRNDVMKKHMKNCIKKMKATETTETTPTQNLPQLPENKQPSSPSSTPLQLSENLRHASSSQNPTEFEEVPLTREQSLKESDESETKSSNLIDEGMDHSRGVNCRLCGLHFGDRRSLIHHRVTSHLTGKGDKIWLNDNAPWIKDNGDIDLQLKETYEMNILLIKESQDKKVLSAYYNFPISNDFTIEELMVFVNKIYNLQTETFRLNLVFGYILWNVETKKYRYFKPYNNTEIFNFPFCISKRRDLEKFEEKLKEIDICSYVMKDRPSTKWKFFAVTNVKFFLYYSGFMLGAPVNLPNYITKQNNGIISFEKDIKHSKTYQDNLCLFRCLAFHDTNSFANAFETRVKHKFAVWCEYMYKKKCIDVKNIDIKDFQGVSLNEISNVEECFNVNIDVFEIDEKEITKVVYKSPALFNSHMYLNIFENHLSYITNLNRYAKKYMCSLCKKHFKTCKKLHRHEKNCSIKTIHVFPGRFYEKKKTIFDELREIDIIVQTSDEYFPWFIVFDFEAILKKVNESSVTSKLQIERIHQPISVSICSNVPDFENERFILNETTEELLQEMVLYMEKINTKVYELAKEKWCDVFKKLNSLVEYWKPNDHQDLKQSSDLQTDAMDTLECEPPSKLFLKKLEKKNIYQEFQKNLLKDTWTINYNEHSSDSECLSEIDCENESESDCEIETNETNRVKIIMHNHVKRVLSNFTNYCLQVPVLGFNSSKYDLNLVKNKLAKILGMHDQNQTFVIKRNNSYTCIATPKFRFLDMNQYLAAGTSYSKFLKAYGVEEEKGFFPYEWFDSTDKLDDTKLPPMGDDWFSSLKQKSVLDDGKQSPLENNKFLESIWKYHDMKTFRDFLQWYNNLDVKPFVKGVLNYCKMYWEKNIDVFKVAFSIPGLARLNLFNASEKKHAVFPLFDFSTKDIYRTIQDNIVGGPSIIFTRYHESGKTFLRGNFEKPCKRIVGYDANALYLHCIGQNMPVGYFIIRRECDGFKAEKMSKYWNMFIWMDWVSGSKNCKILHKLNNNHEKRVGPFPVDGYDPITKTIYQYNGCYFHGHSCHLNQRMNSNEREKRFNKTKDCEMYLTKQGYKVQSIWECEFFQLLRKNKTLQAVADQNCPSFYKKYKNKVTMKQILKAIQIDELFGMVECDIHVPLEWMKIKPNTTLSPFDYFKEMSPIFCTSEVPFSAIGDHMQSYAKEMGLSENSKTLLISGNKATKIMLATPLLKWYLEHGLIVTRIYTVVESASMDCFSEFTKNISETRRRGDCDKSLTVISDTAKVEGNSAYGSLLLNKDKFVNIKFIEGVENASKKVNDRLFVKLTELDSESNYYEIQMAKKKIVHNMPIQLGFFVLQYAKLRMLQFYYDFLDQYIDRSDFEYMEMDTDSAYFAISGDSLDDIIKPEFRDKYLQSGFFNCTDNVVYNDSNFWLPRKCCDPHSIYDKKTPGLFKLEFEGDVMVGLCSKTYAIKNSNENKEKFSSKGIAKQSVKNAVETYKRVLDTKQSESGLNRGFLLRENNIFSYNQMRTGITYFYCKRKVLDDGIHTDALDITLTPCKKLKLDN; this is encoded by the exons atgtcagagGATAAAGTTGGCAAGGATAACTTAACAGTTAAATCATACTTTTGTAATGTGTGTTCAAAAAGCTATGCTTACAAACACACATTTCAACGACATTATTATTCTATTCATGGAAATAATGATGGATTTAAATGTATACAGTGCAATAAGTGTTTTAAACGCAATGATGTGATGAAGAAGCATATGAAGAACTGCATCAAAAAG atgaAAGCAACAGAAACTACGGAAACAACTCCAACTCAGAACCTCCCACAATTACCAGAGAATAAGCAACCATCCTCTCCATCATCAACACCATTACAATTGAGTGAAAACTTGAGGCATGCATCTTCTTCCCAAAACCCCACTGAATTTGAAGAAGTACCTTTAACAAGAGAGCAAAGTTTAAAGGAATCTGATGAGTCCGAGACAAAATCATCAAACTTAATTGATGAAGGTATGGATCATTCTAGAGGTGTAAACTGTAGACTTTGTGGGTTACATTTTGGAGATAGACGCTCATTAATTCATCACAGAGTTACTTCACATCTCACTGGAAAGGGTGATAAAATTTGGTTAAATGATAATGCGCCATGGATAAAGGATAATGGGGACATAGACTTACAACTTAAAGAAACCTATGAAATGAATATTCTACTTATTAAAGAGTCGCAGgataaaaaagttttatcagcatattataattttccaatttcaaatgattttacTATAGAGGAACTTATGGTGTTTGTGAATAAGATTTATAATTTACAAACAGAAACATTTCGTTTAAATCTTGTATTTGGATATATACTTTGGAATGTTGAgaca aaaaaatatcgatattttaaaCCTTACAACAATACAGAAATTTTTAACTTTCCTTTTTGCATTTCAAAGAGAAGAGATTtagaaaaatttgaagaaaaacttAAGGAAATAGATATTTGTAGTTATGTTATGAAAGATCGTCCAAGTAcgaaatggaaattttttgctgtaacaaatgtaaaatttttcttATATTATTCAGGATTCATGTTAGGTGCTCCTGTAAATTTGCCAAATtacataacaaaacaaaacaatggtaTAATTAGTTTTGAAAAGGATATAAAACATAGCAAAACATACCAGGATAATTTATGTCTGTTTAGATGTTTAGCTTTTCACGACACAAATTCATTTGCTAATGCATTTGAAACAAGAGTTAAACACAAATTTGCTGTTTGGTGTGAAtatatgtacaagaaaaaatgtatagatgtaaaaaatattgatataaaagatTTTCAGGGTgtatctttaaatgaaatatcaaatgttgaagaatgttttaatgttaatatcgatgtttttgaaattgatgaaaaggAAATAACCAAAGTTGTATATAAATCACCAGCATTATTTAATAGTcatatgtatttgaatatttttgaaaaccaTTTATCATATATTACCAATCTGAATCGATATGCCAAAAAATATATGTGTTCATTgtgtaaaaaacattttaaaacatgcaaaaaGTTACATCGACATGAAAAAAACTGTTCTATAAAAACTATACATGTTTTTCCAGGTCGTTTTtacgaaaaaaagaaaactatatTTGATGAATTGCGAGAAATAGATATTATAGTACAAACGAGTGATGAATATTTTCCTTGGtttattgtttttgattttgaggcgattttaaaaaaagtgaacGAAAGTAGTGTAACTTCGAAGTTACAAATAGAAAGAATTCATCAACCAATATCAGTAAGTATTTGTAGCAACGTTCCTGATTTTGAAAACGaacgttttattttaaatgaaactacAGAGGAATTATTACAAGAAATGGTTCTTTATAtggaaaaaatcaatacaaaagtATATGAATTGGCTAAAGAAAAGTGGTGTGATGTTTTCAAAAAACTTAATAGTCTGGTTGAATATTGGAAACCTAATGATCACCAAGATCTAAAGCAAAGTAGCGATTTACAAACAGATGCAATGGATACTTTGGAGTGCGAACCTccttcaaaactttttttaaagaaattggagaaaaaaaacatttatcaggaatttcaaaaaaatcttctaaaagATACCTGGACAATTAATTATAATGAACATTCTTCTGACTCTGAATGTTTAAGTGAAATTGATTGTGAGAATGAATCAGAAAGTGATTGTGAAATAGAAACGAATGAAACTAATAGggtaaaaataataatgcataATCATGTAAAGCgagttttatcaaattttacaaactaTTGTTTACAAGTCCCAGTATTAGGGTTCAACTCAAGCaaatatgatttaaatcttGTGAAGAATAAACTTGCTAAAATATTAGGTATGCATGATCAGAATCAAACGTTTGTCATAAAACGTAATAAttcgtatacatgtattgctactccaaaatttagatttttagaCATGAATCAGTATCTTGCTGCTGGAACGTCATACTCTAAATTTCTGAAAGCATACGGAGTAGAAGAAGAAAAGGGTTTTTTCCCGTATGAATGGTTTGACTCAACTGATAAATTAGATGATACAAAACTCCCTCCAATGGGGGATGATTGGTTTTCATCTCTTAAACAAAAAAGTGTTTTAGATGACGGAAAGCAATCACCccttgaaaataataaatttttagaGTCAATATGGAAATATCATGACATGAAAACATTTCGAGATTTTTTACAATGGTACAATAATTTAGATGTTAAACCATTTGTCAAGGGGGTTCTAAATTATTGTAAGATGTACTGGGAAAAAAACATTGATGTCTTTAAGGTTGCATTTTCAATTCCAGGCTTAGCAAGACTTAATCTCTTCAATGCTTCCGAGAAAAAACACGCTGTATTCCCGCTTTTCGATTTTTCTACCAAAGACATATACCGAACAATTCAAGATAATATAGTTGGAGGACCATCTATCATATTTACTAGATATCATGAAAGTGGTAAAACCTTTTTACgtggaaattttgaaaaaccATGTAAACGCATAGTAGGTTACGATGCAAATGCACTTTATTTGCATTGTATAGGACAAAATATGCCTGTAGGATATTTTATAATTCGACGAGAATGTGATGGGTTTAAAGCTGAAAAAATGAGTAAATATTGGAATATGTTTATTTGGATGGATTGGGTTAGTGGatctaaaaattgtaaaatccttCATAAATTGAATAATAACCACGAAAAACGTGTTGGACCCTTTCCCGTTGATGGATATGATCCgattacaaaaacaatttacCAATATAATGGGTGCTATTTTCATGGACATTCTTGTCATTTAAATCAACGCATGAATAGTAACGAACGAGAGAAACGATTTAATAAAACCAAAGATTGTGAAATGTACCTCACAAAGCAGGGATATAAAGTGCAATCAATTTGGGAATGcgaattttttcaattattaagaaaaaacaaaactttacaAGCTGTTGCTGATCAAAACTGTCcgtcattttataaaaaatacaaaaataaagttACAATGAAACAGATATTAAAAGCAATACAAATAGATGAACTTTTTGGAATGGTTGAGTGTGATATACATGTTCCTTTAGAATGgatgaaaataaaaccaaatacaACACTTTCCccttttgattattttaaagaaatgtctcctattttttgtacaagcgaggTACCCTTTTCTGCCATTGGTGATCATATGCAATCATACGCAAAAGAAATGGGACTTtctgaaaattcaaaaacattattAATAAGTGGTAATAAGGCTACCAAAATCATGTTGGCTACACCTCTTTTAAAGTGGTACTTAGAGCATGGATTAATTGTAACTAGAATTTATACTGTTGTCGAGTCAGCATCAATGGATTGTTTTTCcgaatttacaaaaaatatatcagaaacaagAAGAAGGGGTGATTGTGATAAATCTCTAACTGTTATTTCCGACACCGCTAAGGTAGAGGGTAATTCAGCTTATGGCAGTCTTTTATTGAACAAAgataaatttgtaaacattaaatttattGAAGGGGTAGAAAATGCATCAAAGAAAGTGAATGACCGATTATTTGTTAAATTAACAGAACTAGATAGTGAAAGTAACtattatgaaattcaaatggctaaaaagaaaattgtgCACAATATGCCGATCCAACttggattttttgttttacaatatgCAAAACTCCGCATGTTACAATTTTATTACGACTTTTTGGATCAGTATATTGATAGATCAGACTTTGAATATATGGAGATGGATACGGATAGTGCATATTTCGCAATTTCAGGTGATAGTTTGGATGATATTATTAAACCAGAGTTTcgcgataaatatttacaaagtgGTTTTTTTAACTGTACTGATAATGTTGTATACAATGATTCAAACTTTTGGTTACCTAGAAAGTGTTGTGATCCACATtcaatttatgataaaaaaacccCTGGGCTATTTAAACTAGAGTTTGAAGGGGATGTGATGGTTGGGTTATGTTCAAAAACATATGCTATTAAAAActcaaatgaaaacaaagaaaaattctcCTCAAAAGGAATAGCAAAACAAAGTGTAAAAAATGCTGTGGAAACATACAAAAGAGTATTAGATACAAAACAAAGCGAATCTGGTTTAAATCGAGGTTTCCTTTTACgtgaaaacaacattttttcttaCAATCAAATGCGAACTGGAATAACGTATTTTTATTGCAAAAGAAAAGTGTTAGATGATGGCATTCATACTGATGCTCTAGATATTACCCTAACTCCGTGTAAAAAACTAAAACTTGATAATTAA